From Paenibacillus sp. FSL R7-0204, a single genomic window includes:
- a CDS encoding glycoside hydrolase family 3 C-terminal domain-containing protein, which translates to MSTQNIGVPLEGFAEFSRTVAAEGAVLLKNEGKVLPLGNGESVAVFGRIQVNYYRSGTGSGGSVHVAYTTNLLDGLRSKKNISVNEELAAAYEAWIGLNPFDDGGKVWAAEPWNQKEMPLTDELVKQARSQSAKAVVVIGRTAGEDQDNADTAGSYRLTEDEKAMLVSVTAHFEQTIVVLNVSNIMDMSWVNDAAYVNPISAVIYSWHGGMEGGHAIADVLAGEVTPSGKLTDTIAYSIEDYPSTRNYGNEFKNLYEEDIYVGYRYFETFCPDKVQYEFGYGISYTTFRLEPEEAKLVNQAGEPQIEIGVTVTNTGAVYAGKEVVQVYYEAPQGQLGQPAKALAAFAKTKLLEPGESQHLTVTFPLHSIASYDDAGVTGHASAYVLEAGTYRFYVGTSVKAVSAVLLDGQEGYVLEELKVVEQLEEAMAPTESFMRMKPGSRKEDGSYELASSEVPTRKVDLAERIERNLPQTLEQTGNQGYTLRDVHDGKVSMSTFIAQLSDQDLAAIVRGEGMSSPLVTPGTASAFGGVSDSLFSYGIPVAATADGPSGIRMDSGAKATQVSIGTLLAATWNAELVEALYVMEGQELLRNQVDALLGPGLNIRRSPLNGRNFEYFSEDPLISGIFAAACTRGIMKGGSNATLKHFACNNQEKHRSKVDAVVSERALREIYLKGFEIAVKQGGANSIMTSYNPVNGHWAASNYDLNTTLLRGEWGFQGIVMTDWWAIMNDVVNGGPADRKNMNWMVRAQNDVYMVVSNYGAEVNAYDDNTIASLENGTLTRGELQRSAINICEFIMKAPVFSRKHEIIEAVDTFKADPAIGAEQVQVLNENAQVTPAVSGPTYIQADEAGQYRIIVSIMSPEPELAQSACNLTLNGQAVTTIQTNGTEGRWIRQKLVKVELEAGRYELKLDFVKPGLQIEWIEFKQV; encoded by the coding sequence TTGAGTACACAGAACATTGGAGTGCCGTTAGAGGGTTTTGCAGAATTTAGCCGGACGGTAGCCGCAGAAGGTGCAGTACTGCTTAAGAATGAGGGAAAGGTGCTTCCGCTGGGTAACGGTGAGAGCGTTGCTGTTTTTGGGAGAATACAGGTGAATTATTACCGCAGCGGTACAGGATCGGGCGGTAGCGTTCACGTTGCATATACGACGAATCTGCTGGATGGACTGCGCAGCAAGAAGAACATTAGCGTGAATGAAGAGCTGGCTGCAGCCTACGAGGCCTGGATCGGGCTTAATCCGTTCGATGACGGCGGGAAGGTATGGGCTGCGGAGCCGTGGAACCAGAAGGAAATGCCGCTTACAGATGAGCTGGTCAAACAAGCACGAAGCCAGTCAGCCAAGGCGGTTGTGGTGATTGGACGTACAGCGGGCGAGGATCAGGATAATGCCGATACCGCAGGCAGCTACCGGCTGACGGAAGATGAGAAGGCGATGCTTGTCTCGGTTACGGCTCATTTTGAACAGACGATTGTGGTGCTTAACGTGTCCAACATTATGGATATGAGCTGGGTAAATGACGCTGCTTATGTGAATCCTATCTCTGCTGTGATCTATTCCTGGCATGGCGGTATGGAGGGCGGCCACGCAATCGCCGATGTTCTGGCCGGAGAGGTTACGCCAAGCGGCAAGCTGACGGACACCATCGCGTATTCCATTGAAGATTACCCGTCGACCCGCAACTACGGCAATGAGTTCAAGAACCTGTACGAGGAAGATATCTATGTAGGCTACCGTTATTTCGAAACCTTCTGCCCTGATAAGGTTCAGTATGAATTCGGCTACGGGATCTCTTACACGACCTTCAGGCTGGAGCCGGAGGAAGCGAAGCTGGTGAACCAGGCGGGTGAGCCGCAGATTGAAATCGGCGTTACCGTAACGAATACGGGAGCCGTATATGCCGGTAAAGAAGTAGTGCAGGTGTATTACGAAGCGCCGCAGGGACAGCTGGGTCAACCAGCCAAAGCGCTGGCAGCCTTTGCTAAGACCAAGCTGCTGGAGCCTGGTGAGTCTCAGCACCTTACCGTGACCTTCCCGCTTCATTCCATAGCCTCCTATGATGACGCCGGAGTGACCGGGCATGCTTCCGCTTATGTGCTGGAAGCCGGGACCTACCGTTTCTATGTTGGCACCAGTGTCAAAGCAGTGTCAGCAGTGCTTCTGGATGGACAAGAAGGTTATGTGCTGGAAGAGCTTAAGGTCGTGGAACAGCTGGAAGAAGCGATGGCGCCTACCGAGAGCTTCATGCGGATGAAGCCGGGTTCCCGCAAGGAAGATGGTTCTTATGAGCTGGCCTCCTCTGAGGTGCCAACACGCAAGGTGGATCTGGCGGAGCGGATTGAACGCAATCTGCCGCAGACGCTTGAGCAGACCGGCAATCAGGGATATACCCTGCGAGATGTCCATGACGGAAAAGTCAGCATGAGCACTTTCATTGCCCAGCTAAGCGACCAAGACCTGGCGGCGATTGTCCGGGGCGAAGGGATGAGCAGCCCGCTGGTGACTCCGGGTACGGCTTCGGCCTTCGGGGGCGTTAGCGACAGTCTGTTCAGCTACGGCATTCCGGTTGCAGCTACAGCGGACGGCCCATCCGGTATCCGTATGGACAGTGGAGCGAAGGCTACACAGGTATCGATTGGCACCCTGCTTGCCGCTACATGGAATGCAGAGCTGGTGGAAGCCCTGTATGTCATGGAAGGCCAGGAATTATTGCGCAACCAGGTGGATGCGCTGCTGGGACCGGGGCTGAATATCCGGCGCAGCCCGCTGAACGGGCGTAACTTCGAATATTTCTCCGAAGACCCGCTGATTTCGGGGATATTCGCTGCCGCATGCACACGCGGAATTATGAAGGGCGGCTCTAATGCGACGCTGAAGCATTTTGCCTGCAACAATCAGGAGAAGCACCGCAGTAAGGTCGATGCTGTCGTATCGGAACGCGCGCTTCGTGAGATCTATCTGAAGGGCTTCGAAATCGCAGTCAAGCAGGGCGGAGCTAACTCGATCATGACCTCCTACAATCCGGTAAACGGGCATTGGGCGGCTTCCAACTACGACCTCAACACCACGCTGCTTCGCGGCGAATGGGGCTTCCAGGGGATCGTCATGACCGACTGGTGGGCCATCATGAACGATGTGGTGAACGGCGGACCGGCAGACCGTAAGAATATGAACTGGATGGTCCGTGCCCAGAACGATGTGTACATGGTCGTCAGCAATTACGGGGCGGAAGTGAACGCTTACGATGATAATACGATCGCATCACTGGAGAACGGCACGCTTACCCGCGGGGAGCTTCAGCGCTCGGCGATCAACATCTGTGAGTTCATTATGAAGGCGCCGGTATTCTCCAGAAAGCACGAGATTATTGAAGCGGTTGATACGTTCAAGGCTGATCCGGCTATCGGGGCTGAGCAGGTACAGGTGCTGAACGAGAACGCACAGGTAACGCCTGCGGTGTCCGGTCCGACCTACATTCAGGCAGACGAGGCGGGCCAGTACCGCATTATTGTCAGCATCATGTCTCCTGAGCCAGAGCTTGCACAGAGCGCCTGCAACCTGACTCTGAATGGACAAGCGGTAACCACCATTCAGACGAACGGAACGGAAGGCCGGTGGATCAGACAGAAGCTCGTCAAGGTTGAGCTGGAAGCCGGACGGTATGAGCTGAAGCTGGACTTCGTCAAGCCGGGACTGCAGATTGAATGGATTGAGTTCAAGCAGGTATAG
- a CDS encoding response regulator → MRAILIDDEELALKALERQLHALGCFEIIGKYTDPLQGQQKVEETETDIVFLDIHLPELSGIELAERLLERRPDLQVVFVTAYDKYAIKAFELNALDYLLKPIHIDRLKLTVRRLNAQQKKPGLAARAASAQTSWKMLMLDAFRIYEGSQELPSLQWRTAKAQEIFFYLLHHRGKVVSKATLIELLWADFDLNRAYPQLYTAVYHIRKMLEPFSRERILLQNTADGYLLKLDGICLDVDEFDRFIQAGLELSNDTLPEYERILKLFKSEYLEGYDYVWAELERQRFQLQWIRLKLNLVRWYMGIAEYEQAFKHIEQVCTRYPLEEQAQLLYMQISDRMGFHFLVQRQYVMLETAMEAEVAEKPSREIVTWYRDWDNKRQKG, encoded by the coding sequence ATGAGAGCAATCCTGATTGACGATGAAGAATTGGCACTAAAGGCTTTGGAACGCCAATTGCATGCGCTTGGGTGTTTTGAGATTATCGGCAAATATACCGATCCGTTGCAAGGACAGCAAAAGGTGGAGGAGACCGAGACCGATATTGTGTTTCTCGATATCCATTTACCGGAGCTGAGCGGGATTGAGCTGGCGGAGAGGCTGCTGGAACGCAGACCCGATCTGCAGGTTGTATTCGTAACGGCATATGATAAGTATGCGATCAAGGCTTTTGAGCTGAATGCCCTGGACTATTTGCTTAAGCCGATTCATATAGACCGTCTGAAGCTTACAGTTCGGAGATTGAATGCTCAGCAGAAGAAGCCTGGCTTGGCAGCCCGGGCAGCGTCAGCGCAGACAAGCTGGAAGATGCTGATGCTTGATGCCTTCAGGATCTACGAAGGGAGTCAGGAGCTTCCGTCACTGCAATGGAGAACGGCGAAGGCGCAGGAAATCTTCTTTTATCTGCTGCATCATCGCGGCAAAGTGGTCAGTAAAGCGACTCTGATTGAGCTGCTGTGGGCTGATTTTGATCTGAATAGGGCCTATCCGCAGTTATATACCGCTGTGTATCATATCCGCAAAATGCTGGAGCCCTTCAGCAGAGAACGGATTCTCCTGCAAAATACGGCGGACGGCTATCTGCTCAAGCTGGATGGCATCTGCCTGGACGTTGATGAGTTTGACCGCTTTATCCAAGCGGGGTTAGAGCTCTCGAATGACACACTGCCTGAATATGAACGAATCCTGAAGCTGTTCAAGAGCGAATATCTGGAGGGGTACGATTATGTGTGGGCGGAGCTTGAACGGCAGAGATTCCAATTGCAGTGGATTCGGCTCAAGCTGAATCTGGTCCGCTGGTATATGGGCATAGCAGAATATGAACAGGCCTTCAAGCATATTGAACAGGTCTGCACCCGCTATCCGTTAGAGGAGCAGGCGCAATTATTGTACATGCAAATATCGGATAGAATGGGCTTTCATTTTCTAGTGCAAAGACAATATGTCATGCTGGAAACGGCCATGGAAGCAGAGGTTGCGGAGAAGCCGAGCCGGGAGATTGTCACATGGTATAGGGATTGGGACAACAAGCGTCAAAAAGGGTGA
- a CDS encoding phosphoketolase family protein, protein MGLTIEQVDYSSKMYLAKLDAYWRATNYISVGQLYLKDNPLLREPLKDADVKVKPIGHWGTIPGQNFIYAHLNRVITKYDLNMFYIEGPGHGGQVMVSNSYLDGSYTEIYPQITQDIPGLKKLFKQFSFPGGVASHAAPETPGSIHEGGELGYSLSHSVGSILDNPDLISAVVVGDGEAETGPLAASWLSNRFINPITDGAVLPILHLNGFKISNPTILSRMSREELTAYFAGNGWEAFFVEGENPDLMHPEMAKVLDIIVERIAAIQKNARENNDTTRPVWPMLVFRTPKGWTGPKAWDGVPNEGSFRAHQVPIPVDQKNMKHAPALLEWLNSYRPEELFDENGRLNADLAELLPTGDRRMGMNPVTNAGKLIKDLHKPNFRNYALDNSVPGQVIAQDMAVLGKYLKEVVTLNEENRNFRIFGPDETMSNRLGPVFEVTKRQWMDAIQEPQDEFLAPYGRVIDSQLSEHQAEGILEGYVLTGRHGFFASYEAFLRVVDSMITQHFKWLRKATDQTWREDIPSLNVIATSTVFQQDHNGYTHQDPGLLGHLADKKPEFIREYLPSDANSLLAVFDTILNDRQKINLIVSSKHPRPQWFSADEAQELVTKGLKIIDWASTDKGGEPDLVIASSGTEPTMEALAAISILHEKLPELKIRYINVVDLLKLRSQKLDPRGLSDEEFDQFFTKDKPVIFAFHGYEGLIKDLFFDRHNHNLHVHGYRENGDITTPFDMRVLNQMDRFDLTKEAVMSLPNASKYQAIADEMDAIVQKHHAYIREEGIDLPEVENWVWKSLN, encoded by the coding sequence ATGGGATTAACAATCGAACAGGTGGATTATTCCTCCAAAATGTATCTGGCAAAGCTTGACGCTTACTGGCGCGCAACGAACTACATCTCCGTAGGCCAGCTTTATTTGAAGGATAATCCGTTGTTAAGAGAACCGCTGAAGGATGCAGACGTTAAAGTGAAGCCGATCGGACACTGGGGAACCATCCCTGGGCAGAACTTTATCTATGCGCACCTGAACCGTGTAATCACTAAATATGATCTCAATATGTTCTATATTGAAGGCCCGGGCCATGGCGGTCAGGTTATGGTTTCGAACTCTTATCTGGACGGAAGCTACACCGAAATCTATCCGCAGATCACTCAGGACATTCCTGGCCTGAAAAAGCTGTTCAAGCAGTTCTCCTTCCCTGGCGGTGTTGCCTCCCATGCTGCTCCTGAAACACCTGGATCGATTCACGAAGGCGGCGAGCTGGGATACTCCCTGTCGCACAGCGTGGGTTCGATTCTCGATAACCCTGATCTGATCTCTGCAGTAGTTGTAGGTGACGGCGAAGCAGAAACCGGCCCTCTGGCCGCTTCCTGGCTGTCCAACCGGTTCATCAACCCGATTACAGACGGTGCTGTATTGCCGATTCTGCATTTGAACGGCTTCAAGATCAGCAACCCGACCATCCTCTCCCGGATGAGCAGAGAAGAATTGACCGCATATTTTGCCGGAAACGGCTGGGAAGCATTCTTCGTAGAAGGCGAGAACCCGGATCTGATGCACCCGGAAATGGCTAAGGTGCTGGACATAATTGTAGAGCGCATTGCCGCCATTCAAAAGAATGCCCGCGAGAATAACGATACTACACGCCCTGTATGGCCGATGCTGGTCTTCCGTACGCCTAAGGGCTGGACGGGTCCAAAAGCATGGGACGGCGTGCCGAATGAAGGCTCCTTCCGTGCCCACCAGGTGCCGATTCCGGTCGATCAGAAGAACATGAAGCATGCTCCGGCATTGCTTGAATGGCTGAACAGCTACAGACCTGAAGAATTGTTCGATGAGAACGGCCGTCTGAACGCGGATCTGGCTGAGCTGCTGCCAACCGGCGACAGACGTATGGGGATGAACCCTGTAACGAATGCCGGCAAGCTGATCAAAGATCTGCACAAGCCGAATTTCCGTAACTACGCCCTGGATAATTCCGTTCCGGGTCAAGTAATTGCACAGGATATGGCCGTACTGGGCAAATACCTGAAAGAGGTTGTAACCCTCAACGAAGAGAACCGCAACTTCCGTATTTTCGGACCGGATGAGACTATGTCTAACCGTCTGGGACCAGTATTCGAAGTGACCAAGCGCCAATGGATGGATGCCATTCAGGAACCGCAGGATGAATTCCTCGCTCCATACGGCCGTGTCATTGACTCCCAGTTGTCTGAGCATCAGGCTGAAGGGATTCTGGAAGGTTATGTCCTGACTGGACGCCACGGATTCTTCGCCAGCTATGAAGCCTTCCTGCGCGTGGTTGATTCGATGATCACCCAGCACTTCAAGTGGCTGCGTAAAGCGACAGATCAGACCTGGAGAGAAGATATTCCTTCCCTGAATGTGATCGCTACATCGACCGTGTTCCAACAGGACCATAATGGCTATACCCACCAGGATCCGGGTCTGCTCGGTCATCTGGCTGACAAGAAGCCTGAATTCATCCGTGAGTATCTGCCGTCTGATGCGAACAGCTTGCTGGCCGTATTCGACACGATCCTGAATGACCGTCAGAAGATCAACCTGATCGTATCCTCCAAGCATCCGCGTCCGCAGTGGTTCTCGGCTGACGAAGCTCAGGAGCTGGTAACTAAAGGCCTCAAGATCATTGACTGGGCCAGCACCGACAAAGGCGGAGAGCCGGATCTCGTGATTGCTTCTTCGGGTACAGAACCAACTATGGAAGCCTTGGCTGCCATCTCGATCCTGCATGAGAAGCTGCCTGAACTGAAGATCCGTTACATCAACGTAGTTGATCTGCTGAAGCTGAGAAGCCAGAAGCTTGATCCGCGCGGCTTGTCTGACGAGGAGTTTGATCAATTTTTCACAAAAGATAAACCGGTCATCTTTGCCTTCCACGGCTATGAAGGCCTAATCAAAGACCTGTTCTTCGACCGCCACAACCATAACCTGCATGTGCACGGCTACCGCGAGAATGGCGACATCACTACACCGTTCGATATGCGCGTACTCAACCAGATGGACCGCTTCGATCTTACGAAGGAAGCTGTGATGAGCCTGCCAAATGCAAGCAAATACCAGGCTATCGCTGACGAGATGGACGCCATCGTGCAGAAGCATCATGCATACATCCGCGAAGAAGGCATCGACCTTCCAGAGGTTGAGAACTGGGTATGGAAGTCTTTGAACTAA
- a CDS encoding GntR family transcriptional regulator: MTQFVYKQIIADLKTKIFAGQYADMKLPDERSLSEAYQVSRSTIKRALMKMESSGIIFKKRGSGTFINPLYIKNDSIFNYEGSNLGVSDNFQMHGKKPEIKVLTFEVIRPTEELQRDLFLMPHDFVYKIVRLRLFEGAPFMIETGYIPIKIVQNLDQTIIGGSIFHYLEESRNLAVTKSFLSIFAEPSLPNDQELLHLKENEPVGIMEGIFFLDNGTPFEFSHMRFHYEYLKFNTFVSVH, translated from the coding sequence ATGACCCAATTTGTCTACAAGCAGATTATTGCTGATCTCAAAACGAAGATCTTTGCCGGGCAGTACGCCGATATGAAGCTGCCGGATGAGCGCAGTCTCAGCGAGGCGTATCAGGTTAGCCGCAGTACCATTAAGCGTGCGCTGATGAAGATGGAGAGCTCGGGCATTATTTTTAAGAAACGCGGCTCAGGCACCTTCATCAATCCGTTATACATAAAGAACGATTCGATCTTCAATTACGAGGGCTCTAATCTGGGGGTGTCGGATAACTTCCAGATGCACGGCAAGAAGCCGGAGATCAAGGTACTGACCTTCGAGGTCATCCGCCCCACGGAGGAGCTTCAGCGGGATTTGTTCCTGATGCCCCATGATTTCGTGTATAAGATCGTGCGTCTGCGCCTGTTTGAAGGTGCGCCCTTCATGATTGAGACGGGATATATTCCGATCAAAATTGTGCAAAATCTCGACCAGACGATTATCGGGGGGTCGATTTTTCATTATCTGGAGGAGTCGCGCAATCTGGCGGTGACCAAATCCTTTTTGTCTATTTTTGCCGAGCCTTCGCTGCCGAATGACCAGGAGCTGCTCCATCTGAAGGAGAATGAACCTGTTGGGATTATGGAGGGGATCTTCTTCCTGGATAACGGCACACCGTTTGAATTCTCGCATATGCGCTTCCATTATGAGTATCTGAAGTTCAATACGTTCGTGTCTGTGCATTGA
- a CDS encoding TIGR03915 family putative DNA repair protein, whose protein sequence is MFKPSALAYTYDGSFGGLLCCVFESYAWKEIPLAIHAEGGEAGLLLEAKWIETDKEKAARVLKSLPLRISREAEELVRLGFWSCAPDKEMLLLNFLYLGFRHGRKVMNMLADDTVNRLMKAVQQLRREAHLYTGFVRFSVYGPVMAAVIEPQGYVLPVIQEHFCDRFQGESFMIYDQTHGAALIHEPGREAIVPLSGWTPPEPDETEEAYRRLWTGFYNAIGIKERKSDRLRSSLMPKRYWKHMVEMNGRGGVPVLTAGQRKRALQPEVPETNAPSTDVLQLIDTHI, encoded by the coding sequence ATGTTCAAGCCATCCGCACTGGCGTACACCTATGACGGAAGCTTCGGGGGTCTGCTGTGCTGTGTATTTGAGAGCTATGCCTGGAAGGAGATTCCGCTGGCGATTCATGCTGAAGGCGGTGAAGCAGGCCTGTTGCTGGAAGCCAAATGGATTGAGACCGACAAGGAGAAGGCAGCGCGGGTACTGAAGTCCCTGCCGCTGCGGATCAGCCGCGAAGCCGAGGAGCTGGTGCGTCTGGGCTTCTGGAGCTGCGCCCCCGATAAGGAAATGCTGCTGCTGAACTTCCTGTACCTAGGCTTCCGGCATGGCCGCAAGGTGATGAATATGCTGGCTGATGATACTGTTAATAGGCTGATGAAGGCCGTTCAACAACTCCGGCGGGAAGCGCATCTATATACGGGTTTCGTCCGCTTCTCTGTATACGGACCGGTCATGGCCGCAGTCATTGAGCCGCAGGGCTATGTGCTTCCTGTGATTCAGGAGCACTTCTGCGACCGGTTCCAAGGGGAGAGCTTCATGATCTACGACCAGACGCATGGGGCTGCGCTGATTCATGAGCCCGGGCGGGAGGCCATCGTGCCGTTAAGCGGGTGGACCCCGCCCGAGCCCGATGAGACGGAGGAAGCGTACCGCCGCTTATGGACCGGATTCTACAATGCCATCGGCATCAAGGAGCGCAAGAGCGACCGGCTGCGCTCCTCACTGATGCCGAAGCGCTACTGGAAGCACATGGTGGAGATGAATGGGAGGGGTGGGGTGCCTGTACTCACCGCGGGGCAGCGGAAGAGGGCATTGCAGCCGGAGGTCCCGGAGACCAACGCCCCATCTACGGATGTACTCCAACTAATAGATACTCATATTTGA
- a CDS encoding putative DNA modification/repair radical SAM protein — MEKLEILTASAKYDVACTSSGSDRKGQAGALGNTSAMGICHSFAADGRCISLLKVLMTNGCVYDCAYCINRKSNPIRRAAFTPEEIADITMQFYRRNYIEGLFLSSGIMRSPDYTTEQLIAALELLRNVYHFNGYIHVKAIPGADEALLSRLGLLADRMSVNIELPSQESLGRLAPDKSKVSILKPMGLITNRIKENRSDIVRYNHAPRFAPAGQSTQMIVGATPDTDYQILNLTEGLYRKYSLKRVFFSAYTPVVEDSLLPALDTKPPLLREHRLYQADWLLRFYGFKANELLDEAVPNFNPLLDPKCSWAVNHREQFPVEINRAPYEMLLRVPGIGVRSAQRIVKARRAGSLDFHALKKLGVVLKRAQFFITCKDKPLEGLKVSEHTLLRSLMSGEQLALQQPKVEQLTLFDDFNLSALPAADGWNLLKKGAKA; from the coding sequence ATGGAGAAACTAGAGATTCTGACCGCTTCCGCCAAATACGATGTGGCGTGCACATCAAGCGGTTCCGACCGCAAGGGCCAGGCCGGGGCACTCGGCAACACCTCCGCGATGGGCATCTGTCACAGCTTCGCGGCGGACGGCCGCTGTATCTCGCTGCTGAAGGTGCTAATGACCAACGGTTGTGTATATGATTGTGCCTATTGCATTAACCGCAAGTCCAACCCCATCCGCCGGGCTGCCTTCACCCCCGAAGAGATCGCAGATATCACCATGCAATTCTACCGCCGTAATTATATAGAAGGATTATTTCTCAGCTCAGGCATTATGCGCAGTCCGGACTACACCACCGAGCAGTTAATCGCCGCACTTGAGCTGCTTCGCAATGTCTATCATTTTAACGGTTATATTCATGTAAAAGCTATCCCTGGAGCAGACGAAGCCCTGCTGTCCAGACTGGGGCTGCTCGCCGACCGCATGAGCGTCAACATCGAACTGCCCTCCCAGGAGAGCCTCGGACGGCTCGCTCCCGATAAGAGCAAGGTGTCCATCCTGAAGCCGATGGGGCTGATTACGAACCGGATCAAGGAGAACCGCTCCGATATCGTCCGGTATAATCATGCGCCCCGCTTCGCTCCGGCTGGACAAAGCACCCAGATGATCGTGGGAGCAACGCCAGATACAGATTACCAGATCCTTAATCTGACGGAAGGCTTATACCGTAAATACTCGCTCAAGCGCGTCTTCTTCTCCGCCTATACCCCTGTAGTAGAGGATTCCCTCCTGCCCGCTCTAGACACCAAGCCGCCGCTGCTGCGGGAACACCGGCTCTATCAAGCCGATTGGCTCCTGCGCTTCTACGGCTTCAAGGCGAATGAATTATTGGATGAGGCCGTGCCGAACTTCAACCCGCTGCTGGACCCCAAATGCAGCTGGGCCGTTAACCACCGGGAGCAGTTCCCCGTTGAGATCAACCGCGCCCCGTACGAGATGCTGCTGCGTGTACCCGGCATCGGCGTAAGAAGCGCTCAGCGGATCGTAAAGGCCAGACGGGCCGGATCGCTCGATTTCCATGCGCTGAAGAAGCTGGGAGTGGTCCTCAAGCGTGCCCAGTTCTTCATCACCTGTAAGGACAAGCCGCTGGAGGGGCTGAAGGTAAGCGAGCATACGCTGCTTCGCTCACTCATGTCCGGGGAGCAGCTGGCTCTCCAGCAGCCGAAGGTGGAACAGCTCACGCTGTTCGACGACTTCAACCTGTCAGCCCTTCCGGCAGCAGATGGCTGGAACCTGCTCAAGAAGGGAGCGAAGGCCTGA